TTTATAGCCTTGCGGCGCAGGACACATGGACAAAAGCGTACAGGTCAAGATGtgtcagccaaggatacaggtcaagaCTTATAGCCTTACGACGCAGGACACATGGacaaaagcgtacaggtcggaatgggccagccaaggatacaggaaTCACAGGTTGGGGCATACGAATCAAAACGCGCAGATGATCTACGAATCAGAATATACAGGTCAGGAAATACAGACCAAGGAGTACAGATCGGGATAGATGGAATCAGACTAAGGCGTATAGGTTGGAACAAACAGAATCGGACTAAGGAGTACAGGTCGGGATAGATGGAATCGGACTAAGGCATACAGGTAGAGACAGACAGAATCAGACTAAAGCGTACAAGTCGGGACGCAAGATAAGTGGAACCAAACCAAGGTATACAGGTTAAGATACAAGGTAAGGCAGGTCAGGAGTTCACAAGACAGGACATGCAGGACAGGGCTGGTGTACAGATCTGGATTTATGAAGCGGCAAATGCAAGTTGGGAAATATAGGTCTACATCCCACAAACCGAGGTCGGTAGGCACAGGAGCCCAGTCCAGGGTTAACAGATCGGGGCAAAGTATGCACTACACGACAAGCAAGCcagagaatcgtaacaacctgtcaggGAATTATCACTGCCTGTCAGAGAATTTGCTAACAGTCTGGTGCTCACCACCCGCTGACTCCCTCCTAGACCTATAAGAGGGCACCacatgtcattcaccgccagacaaagcctgacatccgacattccctgacatccgTCAGACTCTAGAAGCATCCTATGCGGTATAAAAAGGgaagctttgtcccttacgcaggtacgctcactcgtcttttCACACTCGTCTTTCACTTTTCAtcctttctctgtgcttctgggggaaaagtacctgacttgagcgtcagagggcctgacctgaggactttttccctggtttctggtctctaacgactcgtgggctcgtctgagtgtgcgcaggatcCTCGCTTCATCATCACCCCTCGTCATTCGTTCGTGTAAGCTTTCCCGACGGGTGCCAGATCGACCAGGCTTCGCAGCGACTTTCTGTCAACACCAGCAACAATGCGATCGGCCTCTATCCGACTCAACTTTTTgatgggatcaaatttggcgccatctgtgggaacacaactacCTGATCCAGGACGTGAtgatggaggactctggtcgcATCAATGTGACCATGACCGCTggagagtacgagctcttcaaagaGGCTAAGAAGCGAGCGGCCTCTGAAAAGCAACAAACTACTGCCTCTAGGCCAAAAACGTTACCTGAGGTTTCCAAAGAGCCAGCTCACGCTTCAGGTTGGGGGTCCAAGAGGAAACAACCCCTAGAATTTCCTCCTGCCTTCTATAGGGAGCTGGGCCAGGGTTACTATCAACCAGAGCCTAGATACTACAGCCACAAGGAGCAACCCCAAGTTTCTGTGGATGAAAGTTCGTGGCCTAAGGATTCAAAGAAGGGGAAGGCTACCGTCCTCCGCGACGAACGGCGAGCGAAGCCATAAGAGAAAGTGCCTTTTTCTTCTAAAATCTTGGAAGAGAGGCTACCCAAAGGGTACCGACCCCCTTCTATAGGGGAATACGATGGAAGTAAAGATCCTGAAGACCATCTCCGCAAGTTTCGGAACGCGGCTCTGCTGCATCAATATAGTGATGTCGTTAAATGTCGAGTGTTCCTGAACACTCTATCAGGCTTTGCCCAAAAGTGGTTCGATGGGTTACCGCATGGGTCCATTACCTGCTTTTCTGACTTCAAGATTGTGTTCCTGCGCCATTTTGCCAGCAGCAGGAGGTATCAAAAGATGGACCATTGCTTGTTCGCTCTCAAGCAAGGGTCCCCCGAGCCATTAAGAAGTTACATCAAGCGTTTTAATCAAGTGGCCCAGGATGTTCCTTCGGCCACATCGGAAATActtatgagcgccttctcccatagGTTGACCGAGGGAGAGTTCTTTAGAGACCTCATCAGGAATCCCGTAAGGAATTTCGATGAGATGCTGGAGAAGGTAACCAGCTACATCGACGTGGAGGAAGTGcaggcggcccgaaggaaggTAGATAAACTGCCTCCCTCTACTAACAGACCGGAAAGAAGAGCGCCTCAACCGCCTACTCAACCTCTCCCATGCGCTCGAGATGCCCGACCAACTTTCCACCCCGGTCAGGATGCCCGCCCGACTTTCCACCCCAGTCAAGATGCCCGACTGGTGCCATGCGTAGCTGTGGTTCAGGTTCCTCGACCTGGGCCTTGGGGACCGCGTTACTATACTTATCCCTGGTCGCACACTCACGCCACCAGTGATTGTGTGCAATTCATGCAAGACTCTCGTCGTGTGGCTGAGCTGGGCCTACCACCTCCAGAGCTGGCGCCTCAAGTCCAGAGAATGATGGAGGAAAGACGCAACGCTGTGGGGCAAGCCGGCAGACCCCGAGCAGAGAAGGGAGGTCCTAGCATGTCGTAGCAAGGGCACACTGGGGAGCCAGGAGAAGCCCGTGAGATGGAGAATCGAGGTAACGCGGCTATCCGAGACATCGGTATGATCTCTGGAGGACCCACCGATGGAGACTCATGTCGGGCGTGCAAGTCCCATGAGCGCCGGTTGGAGGTCCATGCTGTCAGATGCAACCCAGAGCAAGCTGCCGGCCCGGTCATCAGCTTCGGACCAAAAGACCTGGAAGGGCTGGAGctgccccatgatgatgccctcatcatcaagGTTATTATTGCCAACAACCGCGTGGCTAGAGTTTTTGTTGACATCGGCAGTTCTGTCAATGTATTGTTCAGATATGCTTTTGAAGAAATGTAGATCGACGCCAACGAGCTCCAGCCGGTAACCACTTCTTTATATGATTTTACCGACAATGAGGTAAGACCTATGGGCCAAATCAAGTTGGCCATATCCTTGGGAAGCGAGCCACTAGTGAGGACCAAGAGGAGCACCTTTATCGTGGTGGACTCGCCCTCCTCTTATAATGTCATATTAGGCCGACCAGCCCTGCATGAGTTCTGGCatgccgtctccaccttccaccagaagattaagtttcctgtGGGAGAGCATGTCAACGAAGTTCGAGGGGAGCAGAGGGTTTCTCGACGATGTTACATCAACATGGTCAAGGTGGAAGCTCGCAAGGCTCAGAGGACACAGGATGGGGCTATTCACACCATTCTTGAAGAAATGCATATCGACGCCAGCGAGCTCCAGCCGGTAACCACTTCTT
This genomic stretch from Zingiber officinale cultivar Zhangliang chromosome 7A, Zo_v1.1, whole genome shotgun sequence harbors:
- the LOC121999544 gene encoding uncharacterized protein LOC121999544, with translation MEDSGRINVTMTAGEYELFKEAKKRAASEKQQTTASRPKTLPEVSKEPAHASGWGSKRKQPLEFPPAFYRELGQGYYQPEPRYYSHKEQPQVSVDEKRLPKGYRPPSIGEYDGSKDPEDHLRKFRNAALLHQYSDVVKCRVFLNTLSGFAQKWFDGLPHGSITCFSDFKIVFLRHFASSRRYQKMDHCLFALKQGSPEPLRSYIKRFNQVAQDVPSATSEILMSAFSHRLTEGEFFRDLIRNPVRNFDEMLEKVTSYIDVEEVQAARRKVDKLPPSTNRPERRAPQPPTQPLPCARDARPTFHPGQDARPTFHPSQDARLVPCVAVVQVPRPGPWGPRYYTYPWSHTHATSDCVQFMQDSRRVAELGLPPPELAPQVQRMMEERRNAVGQAGRPRAEKGGPSMS